One Scophthalmus maximus strain ysfricsl-2021 chromosome 1, ASM2237912v1, whole genome shotgun sequence genomic region harbors:
- the cd99 gene encoding CD99 molecule isoform X2 — MEFSLRVVFLLFLLSGSLAQDGFDLFDALDDADPTPPKPKEQPKAPEQPKTDGGLDLSDAFGPDEIPTQKPKKPSSGDTGDFGFDLGDALGPDTKPEPDKPAVKPPSSGGGGGTFGDSDLFDVSGGDYKPEGGRPGADGGVDPGNDHQGGADKPQDPDLPWGQILKMINANMPEELYMWMSNLKQMLTPLLERAMDLLRALP, encoded by the exons ATGGAGTTCTCTCTGAGGGtcgttttccttctttttctcctctccggAAGTTTAGCGCAAGACG GATTCGACCTGTTTGATGCCCTTGATGATGCAG ATCCAACACCTCCAAAACCCAAGGAGCAACCGAAGGCCCCAGAGCAACCTAAAACTGACG GTGGACTCGACCTTTCAGATGCATTCGGACCAG ATGAGATACCGACCCAGAAACCAAAGAAACCAAGTTCTGGAGACACGG GAGACTTTGGATTCGATCTGGGGGATGCTCTGGGTCCAG ACACCAAGCCCGAACCTGACAAGCCTGCTGTCAAACCGCCGAGCAGTGGAGGAG GTGGTGGAACATTTGGTGACTCCGACTTGTTCGATGTCAGTGGTGGAGACTACAAGCCTGAAGGAGGCCGCCCAGGAGCAG ATGGAGGCGTGGACCCGGGCAATGATCATCAGG GCGGCGCTGATAAGCCTCAAG ATCCAGACCTTCCATGGGGCCAAATCCTGAAGATGATAAATGCTAACATGCCCGAGGAACTCTATATGTGGATGTCCAACTTAAAGCAGATGCTTACACCTCTGCTAGAGAGGGCCATGGATCTGCTGCGAGCTCTGCCATGA
- the cd99 gene encoding CD99 molecule isoform X1, with product MEFSLRVVFLLFLLSGSLAQDGFDLFDALDDADPTPPKPKEQPKAPEQPKTDGGLDLSDAFGPDEIPTQKPKKPSSGDTGDFGFDLGDALGPDTKPEPDKPAVKPPSSGGGGGTFGDSDLFDVSGGDYKPEGGRPGADGGVDPGNDHQGGADKPQEAESGQIAGIVSAIGVALAGAAGSYFAYQKKKLCFKLQGGADPESGKADHGTHSDPQALSNLLRTN from the exons ATGGAGTTCTCTCTGAGGGtcgttttccttctttttctcctctccggAAGTTTAGCGCAAGACG GATTCGACCTGTTTGATGCCCTTGATGATGCAG ATCCAACACCTCCAAAACCCAAGGAGCAACCGAAGGCCCCAGAGCAACCTAAAACTGACG GTGGACTCGACCTTTCAGATGCATTCGGACCAG ATGAGATACCGACCCAGAAACCAAAGAAACCAAGTTCTGGAGACACGG GAGACTTTGGATTCGATCTGGGGGATGCTCTGGGTCCAG ACACCAAGCCCGAACCTGACAAGCCTGCTGTCAAACCGCCGAGCAGTGGAGGAG GTGGTGGAACATTTGGTGACTCCGACTTGTTCGATGTCAGTGGTGGAGACTACAAGCCTGAAGGAGGCCGCCCAGGAGCAG ATGGAGGCGTGGACCCGGGCAATGATCATCAGG GCGGCGCTGATAAGCCTCAAG aaGCTGAATCTGGACAGATTGCAGGGATCGTCAGTGCCATAGGAGTCGCTCTGGCAGGGGCAGCAGGCAGTTACTTTGCCTACCAGAAGAAAAAGCTCTGCTTCAAGCTGCAGGGAG GTGCGGATCCTGAAAGTGGTAAAGCTGATCACGGCACTCACTCTGATCCTCAAG CTCTCAGCAATCTGCTCAGGACCAACTAG